A genomic window from Verrucomicrobiia bacterium includes:
- a CDS encoding phosphoadenosine phosphosulfate reductase family protein: MPEEFLPEINAQLRNQPPIEVIRWAVSRSGGRAVISTNFRPFEAVLLHLVTRVVPAIPVLWVDHGYNRPATYRHAEDLRRRLDLQIHAYVPRMTAAHYDALHGGAPEPSPEHEEQIKAFSTTMKLEPFQRGMRELAPAVWFTALRRVQNPNRAGRDLVTEDPGFRVLKVSPLFHWTDGQMEAYLREHDLPNEWDYFDPAKADEKRECGLHAAWGAKAMAVGQEKAG; encoded by the coding sequence ATGCCTGAGGAATTCCTGCCGGAAATCAATGCGCAGTTGCGCAACCAGCCGCCGATCGAGGTCATCCGATGGGCGGTCTCGCGATCGGGCGGACGTGCCGTGATTTCCACGAATTTCCGCCCGTTTGAGGCGGTGCTTCTCCACCTGGTGACGCGGGTGGTGCCCGCCATCCCGGTCCTGTGGGTGGACCACGGATACAACCGGCCCGCGACCTACCGGCATGCCGAGGACCTGCGGCGGCGCCTGGATCTCCAGATCCATGCGTACGTGCCCCGCATGACCGCGGCCCATTACGACGCGCTCCACGGGGGTGCGCCCGAGCCGTCGCCGGAGCACGAGGAGCAGATCAAGGCGTTCAGCACCACCATGAAGCTGGAGCCCTTCCAGCGCGGCATGCGGGAGCTGGCTCCTGCGGTCTGGTTCACCGCCCTGCGGCGGGTCCAGAATCCGAATCGTGCCGGGAGGGATCTGGTGACCGAAGACCCTGGCTTCCGTGTGCTCAAGGTGAGCCCGCTGTTCCACTGGACGGATGGGCAGATGGAGGCCTACCTGAGGGAGCACGATCTGCCGAATGAATGGGATTATTTCGACCCGGCCAAGGCGGACGAAAAGCGCGAGTGCGGCCTCCATGCCGCGTGGGGGGCGAAGGCCATGGCGGTGGGGCAGGAGAAGGCCGGATGA
- a CDS encoding NADPH-dependent assimilatory sulfite reductase hemoprotein subunit, with the protein MTADATGATESKVLTRNEQLKIAVPTLAGTIAATLSDPAADCFSSDDEQFLKFHGIYQQDDRDRRKQGKVHIMMIRGRIPGGVLNAAQWIAFDDLASRYGNNTLRITTRQSIQWHGVAKSGLGALMKGIHAAMLDTLAACGDVNRNVMAAPTPAGTTARQELYEDARRVSDALLPKTQAYHSIWLDGVQLNLEAPENRDFEDPLYGRQYLPRKFKVAFVLPPSNDMDIFTNCLGFIGVVEGGRVVGYNLAVGGGMGRSHGNAATYPRLATVLGFLPRERLVEVARAVLTIHRDFGDRSDRKHARLKYVVEERGTAFIKAEVERRAELTLAPERPYAFTTTNDTYGWQRALDGTWYVTLFVSMGRIRDDGGHQLKTALRLVAAQFPSVEFRLSANQNVLLASVADAERERITALLAGHGVCTDPPASVLHAAAIACPALPTCGLSLAESERYLPGLLTRIEALCAELGLGGQEIVIRMTGCPNGCARPYMAEIGFVGKAPGRYQVWLGGNQNGTRLNRVWKEMVKDAEILSELRPLLERYAAERQPSERFGDWVARTLWVPSSQNGTGPV; encoded by the coding sequence ATGACCGCTGATGCGACGGGAGCCACGGAATCGAAGGTATTGACCAGGAATGAGCAGCTGAAGATCGCGGTGCCGACGCTGGCCGGGACGATTGCGGCGACGCTTTCGGATCCGGCTGCGGACTGCTTTTCTTCGGATGACGAGCAGTTTCTGAAGTTCCACGGGATCTACCAGCAAGACGACCGGGACCGGCGAAAGCAGGGCAAGGTGCATATCATGATGATCCGGGGCCGGATCCCCGGGGGGGTGCTCAATGCCGCGCAGTGGATTGCGTTTGATGACCTGGCCTCGCGTTATGGCAACAACACCCTCCGGATCACGACCCGGCAGAGCATTCAGTGGCATGGGGTGGCGAAGTCCGGGCTTGGCGCCCTCATGAAGGGGATCCATGCCGCGATGCTCGACACCCTGGCAGCGTGTGGCGATGTGAACCGCAACGTGATGGCGGCCCCGACGCCGGCAGGCACGACGGCCCGGCAGGAGTTGTACGAGGACGCCCGGCGGGTTTCCGACGCCCTGCTGCCGAAGACGCAGGCCTATCATTCGATCTGGCTCGATGGCGTGCAGCTGAACCTGGAAGCGCCGGAGAACCGTGATTTTGAGGATCCGCTGTACGGTCGTCAGTACCTGCCCCGGAAGTTCAAGGTGGCCTTCGTGCTGCCACCGTCCAACGACATGGACATCTTCACCAACTGCCTCGGATTCATCGGGGTGGTCGAGGGGGGACGGGTGGTCGGGTACAATCTGGCAGTCGGCGGCGGCATGGGTCGCAGCCACGGCAATGCAGCCACCTACCCCCGGTTGGCGACGGTGCTGGGATTTCTTCCGCGGGAACGGCTCGTCGAGGTTGCGAGGGCGGTGCTCACCATCCATCGGGACTTCGGGGATCGCTCGGACCGCAAGCACGCGCGCCTCAAGTATGTCGTCGAGGAGCGTGGCACGGCGTTCATCAAGGCCGAGGTGGAACGTCGCGCGGAGCTCACCCTGGCACCGGAGCGTCCGTATGCGTTCACCACCACCAACGACACCTACGGCTGGCAGCGGGCGCTCGACGGCACATGGTATGTCACCCTGTTCGTCTCCATGGGGCGCATCCGGGATGACGGGGGGCATCAATTAAAGACCGCTCTCCGGTTGGTGGCGGCGCAGTTTCCCTCGGTGGAGTTTCGCCTGTCGGCAAACCAGAACGTATTGCTGGCAAGTGTCGCGGACGCGGAACGGGAGCGGATCACGGCGCTCCTCGCGGGGCACGGAGTGTGCACGGACCCCCCGGCCTCGGTGCTGCATGCGGCGGCCATCGCTTGTCCGGCGCTGCCCACCTGCGGTCTCTCCCTTGCCGAATCCGAGCGGTACCTGCCGGGCCTGCTGACCCGGATCGAGGCGCTGTGTGCGGAGTTGGGGCTGGGCGGACAGGAAATCGTGATCCGGATGACCGGTTGCCCGAACGGATGCGCGCGGCCCTACATGGCCGAGATCGGATTCGTCGGCAAGGCACCGGGACGCTACCAGGTCTGGCTGGGTGGCAACCAGAACGGAACCCGCCTGAACCGGGTGTGGAAGGAGATGGTCAAGGACGCCGAGATTCTGTCCGAACTCCGGCCGCTCCTGGAGCGTTATGCCGCCGAGCGGCAGCCGTCGGAACGGTTCGGGGATTGGGTGGCGCGGACTCTTTGGGTGCCCTCCAGCCAGAACGGAACCGGTCCTGTTTGA
- the nifS gene encoding cysteine desulfurase NifS — MIVPSRLHYFDNNATTRVAPEVVEVMVPFLSELWGNPSSAYMFGSQVHKHVEMARERVAALVHADPKEITFTSCGTESNNAAIHSALATTGKRHVVTTAVEHSANINFCEFLQKQGHEITWLPVEPDGSLDLHRLEQAIRPDTAIVSVMWANNETGVIFPIEEVAALCRSKGVLCHTDAVQTPGKLPIDVRQLGVDFLSLSAHKLHAPKGIGMLYVRRRTRFAPYVIGGHQERGRRGGTENVANIVAFGRAAELAIASLADENSRVRGLRDRLENHILSHIPNTVRNGGKEPRLPNTTNIAFDFVEAEAVLMMLDLVGICASSGSACTTGSLDPSHVLTAMGVSPMRARGSLRFSLGIYNTDEDVDYLLKHLPPIIEKLRSISPLSPEHPDNDAYDVAGARAKHEQELAVARADDVVGA; from the coding sequence ATGATCGTTCCTTCGCGCCTTCACTATTTCGACAACAATGCCACGACCCGGGTCGCCCCCGAGGTGGTCGAGGTCATGGTCCCATTCCTGAGCGAACTTTGGGGAAATCCCTCCAGTGCCTACATGTTTGGCTCGCAGGTTCACAAACATGTCGAAATGGCCCGCGAAAGGGTCGCGGCGCTGGTCCATGCGGATCCCAAGGAGATCACCTTCACGAGCTGCGGCACCGAGTCCAACAATGCGGCCATCCACAGTGCCCTGGCGACCACCGGCAAGCGGCACGTGGTCACCACCGCTGTCGAGCACAGTGCCAATATCAATTTCTGCGAGTTTCTCCAGAAACAGGGCCACGAGATCACATGGCTTCCGGTCGAACCCGATGGCTCGCTGGACCTCCATCGCCTGGAGCAGGCCATCCGACCCGACACGGCCATCGTCTCCGTGATGTGGGCCAACAACGAAACCGGGGTGATTTTCCCCATCGAGGAGGTCGCGGCCCTCTGCCGCTCGAAAGGGGTCCTTTGCCACACCGACGCCGTGCAAACTCCAGGAAAGCTCCCGATTGATGTGAGGCAGCTCGGCGTGGACTTTCTGTCTTTGAGCGCCCACAAACTGCACGCTCCGAAGGGAATCGGCATGTTGTACGTCCGGCGCCGCACCCGCTTCGCCCCCTACGTCATCGGCGGTCATCAGGAACGGGGTCGCCGCGGTGGCACGGAGAACGTGGCCAATATTGTTGCGTTCGGCCGGGCGGCGGAACTGGCGATCGCCTCGCTGGCCGATGAAAATTCGCGGGTCCGTGGTCTCCGCGACCGGCTGGAGAATCACATCCTCAGCCACATCCCGAACACGGTGCGCAATGGCGGCAAGGAACCCCGGCTGCCGAACACCACCAACATCGCCTTCGATTTCGTCGAGGCCGAGGCCGTGCTCATGATGCTCGACCTCGTGGGAATCTGCGCCAGTTCCGGCAGCGCCTGCACCACCGGCTCCCTCGATCCGTCCCACGTCCTCACCGCCATGGGCGTCAGCCCCATGCGCGCCCGCGGCTCCCTCCGGTTCAGCCTCGGCATCTACAACACGGATGAGGACGTGGATTACCTGCTCAAACACCTGCCCCCGATCATCGAGAAGCTGCGCAGCATCTCCCCGTTGAGTCCGGAACATCCGGACAACGACGCCTACGACGTCGCGGGAGCCCGTGCCAAGCACGAGCAGGAACTGGCCGTCGCCCGGGCGGACGACGTGGTCGGAGCCTGA
- a CDS encoding HAD-IA family hydrolase translates to MPEFPQALIFDCDGTLADTMPVHWEAWREVTARYGLEFPEERFYSLGGVPTRDIVRLLASEQGRTEIDPLAFAAEKEEAYFRRFSHIGPVEEVIAIAAEHRGRIPMGVASGGSRTAITRVLGHLGILDWFGAVVTNEDVVRQKPAPDIFLEAARRLGVAPALCRAYEDTDLGLEAIRAAGMEAVDIRHHTRGV, encoded by the coding sequence ATGCCCGAATTCCCCCAAGCCTTGATCTTCGATTGTGACGGCACTCTTGCGGACACTATGCCGGTCCACTGGGAGGCGTGGCGGGAGGTCACCGCCCGGTACGGCTTGGAATTTCCCGAGGAGCGTTTCTATTCGCTCGGGGGCGTGCCGACCCGGGACATCGTGCGATTGCTGGCTTCCGAGCAGGGGCGCACCGAGATTGATCCCCTGGCCTTCGCCGCGGAGAAGGAGGAGGCCTACTTCCGGAGGTTTTCGCACATCGGTCCGGTCGAAGAGGTGATCGCGATTGCGGCGGAGCATCGAGGCCGCATCCCGATGGGCGTCGCCAGCGGCGGGTCGCGGACGGCGATCACCCGGGTGCTCGGCCATCTGGGCATCCTGGACTGGTTCGGCGCCGTGGTGACCAACGAAGACGTGGTCCGCCAGAAGCCGGCCCCCGACATCTTCTTGGAAGCGGCGCGACGTCTCGGTGTGGCGCCGGCGTTGTGCCGTGCCTACGAGGACACCGATCTCGGACTCGAGGCGATTCGCGCCGCAGGCATGGAGGCGGTGGACATCCGCCATCACACCCGGGGTGTCTGA
- the prfA gene encoding peptide chain release factor 1, protein MDLHLFVRRFRERFAEVEARLSAPDAFAQPQRGQELTREHARLRELVEAGDALERVEAELANNRALRDGEPAGSELAAMAGEEIGRLEAEERRLSRRIQEGVVPPDPADSRNSILEIRGAAGGDESALFAADLLRMYQRYAEQQGWRFEILDLSPSDLGGCKEAIVSVTGQDVFKRLKYESGVHRVQRVPATEAQGRIHTSTVTVAVLPEAAEVDVVIRPEDLEINVCRASGHGGQGVNTTDSAVRLFHKPSGIEVRCQDGRSQQKNKQQALTVLRSRLLERRRAEEDARYAAERKSQVGTGERSEKSRTYNFPQNRVTDHRVDLTLYNLSAVMDGDLDPVIEPLMAHDVQCRLARLN, encoded by the coding sequence ATGGATCTGCATCTGTTCGTCCGGCGGTTTCGTGAGCGGTTTGCCGAGGTGGAGGCCCGGCTGAGCGCTCCGGATGCCTTTGCGCAGCCGCAACGGGGGCAGGAATTGACCCGCGAGCATGCCCGGCTGCGGGAGCTCGTCGAAGCCGGGGATGCTCTGGAGCGTGTCGAGGCCGAGCTGGCGAACAACCGCGCGCTTCGCGACGGCGAACCGGCCGGCTCCGAGCTGGCGGCGATGGCGGGCGAGGAGATCGGTCGCCTGGAGGCGGAGGAGCGCCGCCTGTCCCGCCGCATCCAGGAGGGCGTCGTGCCTCCCGACCCGGCCGATTCCCGAAACTCGATCCTCGAAATCCGGGGTGCGGCCGGTGGCGACGAAAGCGCCCTCTTTGCCGCCGATCTGCTCCGGATGTACCAGCGTTACGCGGAGCAGCAGGGATGGCGGTTTGAGATTCTGGACCTCAGCCCGTCCGATCTTGGGGGGTGCAAGGAAGCGATCGTCAGCGTGACGGGTCAGGATGTCTTCAAGCGGTTGAAGTACGAGTCGGGCGTTCATCGCGTTCAGCGGGTGCCGGCAACCGAGGCCCAGGGGCGCATTCACACCAGTACCGTCACGGTGGCCGTGCTGCCTGAGGCGGCGGAGGTGGATGTGGTGATCCGCCCGGAGGATTTGGAAATCAACGTCTGCCGCGCCTCCGGTCACGGGGGCCAGGGGGTCAACACGACCGATTCGGCAGTGCGGCTCTTTCACAAACCGTCGGGCATCGAGGTGCGCTGTCAGGACGGACGCTCGCAACAAAAGAACAAGCAGCAGGCGCTCACCGTCCTGAGGTCCCGGCTCCTGGAGCGGCGAAGGGCCGAGGAGGACGCCCGATACGCGGCGGAGCGGAAGTCCCAGGTGGGCACCGGGGAGCGCAGCGAGAAGAGCCGCACCTACAACTTTCCCCAGAATCGGGTGACGGATCACCGGGTGGACCTGACACTCTACAATCTCAGCGCGGTGATGGACGGTGACCTCGATCCGGTGATCGAACCGCTGATGGCCCACGATGTTCAATGCCGCCTTGCGAGGTTGAATTGA
- a CDS encoding type B 50S ribosomal protein L31, with protein MKAETHPKNYRLMIFRDSASGQSFLTRSCANTSLSAAWEDGQEYPLYLMGISGFTHPFYTGQQKFVDTAGRVDKFQQRAAKTAEMQAAKAAVSPRKKK; from the coding sequence ATGAAGGCAGAAACGCACCCCAAGAATTACCGGTTGATGATCTTCCGGGACTCGGCTTCCGGACAATCCTTCCTGACCCGTTCCTGTGCCAACACGTCGTTGTCCGCAGCGTGGGAGGACGGGCAGGAGTACCCCCTGTACCTCATGGGCATCAGCGGGTTTACGCATCCGTTTTACACCGGGCAGCAGAAGTTTGTGGATACCGCCGGCCGCGTGGACAAGTTCCAGCAGCGGGCCGCCAAGACGGCGGAAATGCAGGCGGCGAAGGCTGCGGTCAGCCCCCGGAAGAAGAAGTAG
- the rpmH gene encoding 50S ribosomal protein L34 produces the protein MKRQYQPSKIRRVRQHGFRARMATKGGRANIANRRRQGRRRLTPV, from the coding sequence ATGAAACGACAGTACCAGCCTTCGAAGATCCGCCGCGTCCGCCAGCACGGTTTCCGCGCGCGGATGGCCACCAAGGGCGGCCGCGCCAATATCGCGAACCGCCGGCGCCAGGGCCGCCGCCGCCTCACCCCGGTCTGA
- the rnpA gene encoding ribonuclease P protein component, producing MSATPGSRWRLGRRHRLRAGRDFVRLKAGGHRVVQGCLIFNWLPAGPGPDRIGLVAGRSVGGAVVRNRAKRLLREAFRRHRPEFAQSVDAVLVARKSIAGRGYAEVERDFLKALRHARLLKGAVTLEAASRPHPEPAA from the coding sequence ATGTCCGCGACTCCCGGAAGCCGGTGGCGGCTGGGCCGTCGTCACCGGCTGCGTGCCGGCAGGGATTTCGTACGCCTCAAGGCCGGCGGGCATCGTGTCGTCCAGGGTTGCCTGATCTTCAACTGGCTGCCTGCAGGCCCCGGACCCGACCGCATCGGTCTGGTGGCCGGCCGGTCGGTGGGAGGGGCCGTGGTTCGAAATCGCGCCAAACGCCTGCTTCGTGAGGCCTTCCGGCGCCATCGTCCGGAGTTCGCTCAATCGGTGGACGCCGTGCTCGTCGCCCGCAAGTCCATCGCCGGCCGGGGTTACGCCGAGGTCGAACGCGACTTCCTGAAAGCCCTGCGCCACGCCCGCCTGCTGAAGGGAGCCGTGACGCTGGAAGCGGCCTCCCGCCCCCACCCGGAGCCCGCCGCGTGA
- the yidD gene encoding membrane protein insertion efficiency factor YidD — protein sequence MTALLGYRWVVSPAKNALLGPSGCCRFMPTCSDYALEAIRRHGAVHGSRLAVDRVCRCHPWGGAGPDPVPERLGRIS from the coding sequence ATCACCGCGCTGCTGGGATATCGGTGGGTGGTATCGCCGGCAAAGAACGCCCTCCTCGGGCCGTCCGGATGCTGCCGCTTCATGCCGACATGTTCCGACTACGCATTGGAGGCGATCCGCCGTCACGGGGCCGTTCACGGCAGCCGCCTGGCCGTGGACCGGGTTTGCCGCTGCCACCCTTGGGGTGGTGCCGGTCCGGATCCGGTGCCGGAACGGTTGGGGCGGATTTCCTGA
- the yidC gene encoding membrane protein insertase YidC, which translates to MDRKGFLILAGALALMLSWSWLVNRLYPPVPRPPGMTNAPGMAAPGPATPSSAASAGSPQLSPAGADPAVVATPLVPLAELSAAPGPVLTLENAQVRATITALGGGLRSVDLKEYPASVGCRQDDRAMASEPASLNDPAFLPAFVHQDSAELGAGVTYTLSERDGVVRATRSLTNGLRLTKEFRIASNYVFAVTLRWENTGTAPVAIPARELVIGTASSGDRTETSEWLGAHWFNGADTTVVNEGWFANRTLGCLPGTPRSEYVAGASNVVWGAANNRFFTMITVPESPADRIVVRDFALPKPAPSELEANGRLNPNPRALQTALLLPPPVLAPGASLEQQFSLYAGPKEYFTLSRMGNNLEAVMDLTGFTGFFAKGLLLSLNGLHQFIPSYGWSIIALTVIIKGLFWPLTALSTRSMKRMQAIQPELQAIREKYKSDPKRMQEKTMECMKRHKVNPAAGCLPMLIQFPVFIGFFFMLRTAIELRGAEFLWVCNLSAPDTLFMIPGLGWLPFLGVAGVGLPFNLLPLLMGATSLWMAHLTPMSPQMDPAQQKIMRYMPVFFVLFLYNYSSGLTLYWTAQNLLTVFQTKLTKMNDAKSTPQPAPKPSAPRKP; encoded by the coding sequence ATGGATCGCAAGGGCTTTCTCATCCTCGCTGGCGCGCTGGCGCTGATGCTTTCCTGGTCGTGGCTGGTGAACCGGCTCTACCCGCCTGTGCCCCGCCCCCCGGGGATGACCAACGCACCCGGAATGGCCGCCCCCGGACCGGCAACACCCTCGTCCGCCGCTTCCGCCGGATCCCCGCAATTGTCGCCGGCGGGCGCGGATCCGGCCGTGGTCGCGACCCCGCTGGTGCCCCTGGCAGAGTTGTCGGCAGCTCCAGGCCCGGTGCTCACCCTCGAAAACGCCCAGGTGCGCGCGACCATCACCGCACTCGGTGGCGGCCTCCGCTCGGTGGACCTCAAGGAGTATCCGGCGAGCGTGGGCTGCCGTCAGGACGACCGGGCGATGGCCAGCGAACCGGCCTCACTCAACGACCCCGCGTTTCTTCCGGCGTTTGTGCACCAGGATTCCGCCGAACTCGGCGCGGGGGTGACCTACACCTTGAGCGAACGGGACGGCGTCGTGCGGGCGACGCGGTCCCTGACCAACGGGCTGCGGCTGACCAAGGAGTTCCGGATCGCCAGCAATTACGTCTTTGCCGTCACGCTGCGATGGGAGAACACCGGCACGGCTCCGGTGGCCATCCCGGCGCGCGAACTGGTGATCGGCACCGCGTCGTCGGGAGACCGGACCGAGACCAGCGAATGGCTGGGCGCGCACTGGTTTAACGGGGCGGACACCACGGTGGTCAACGAAGGGTGGTTCGCGAACCGCACCCTGGGCTGCCTGCCGGGCACACCGCGTTCGGAATACGTGGCGGGCGCGAGCAACGTGGTGTGGGGGGCGGCCAACAACCGGTTCTTCACCATGATCACGGTGCCGGAATCCCCGGCCGACCGCATCGTCGTGCGCGACTTCGCGCTGCCGAAGCCCGCGCCGTCCGAACTCGAGGCCAACGGACGCCTCAACCCCAACCCCCGTGCACTGCAGACGGCGCTGCTGCTGCCGCCGCCCGTGCTGGCCCCCGGGGCCTCGCTGGAGCAGCAGTTCAGCCTGTACGCGGGACCGAAGGAATACTTCACCCTCTCCCGGATGGGCAACAACCTGGAGGCGGTGATGGACCTCACCGGGTTCACCGGGTTTTTCGCCAAGGGCCTGCTGCTCAGCCTCAACGGCCTCCACCAGTTCATCCCCTCGTACGGCTGGTCCATCATCGCCCTCACCGTGATCATCAAGGGCCTGTTCTGGCCGCTGACCGCGTTGAGCACCCGCTCGATGAAGCGGATGCAGGCGATCCAGCCCGAGCTCCAGGCCATCCGCGAAAAGTACAAGAGCGACCCGAAGCGGATGCAGGAAAAGACCATGGAGTGCATGAAGCGCCACAAGGTGAACCCGGCGGCGGGCTGCCTGCCCATGCTGATCCAGTTTCCGGTGTTCATCGGATTCTTCTTCATGCTGCGGACCGCCATCGAACTTCGCGGGGCCGAATTCCTATGGGTGTGCAACCTCTCCGCACCAGACACCCTGTTCATGATCCCCGGGCTGGGCTGGCTGCCCTTCCTCGGCGTTGCCGGTGTCGGGCTGCCCTTCAACCTGCTCCCGCTCCTGATGGGGGCGACCTCGCTGTGGATGGCACATCTGACCCCGATGTCCCCGCAGATGGACCCGGCCCAGCAGAAGATCATGCGCTATATGCCGGTGTTTTTCGTGTTGTTCCTCTACAATTACAGCTCGGGTCTGACGCTTTACTGGACCGCCCAGAACCTGCTAACTGTGTTCCAGACCAAGCTGACAAAAATGAACGACGCGAAGTCCACCCCCCAGCCGGCACCCAAGCCGTCCGCTCCCCGCAAACCCTAG
- a CDS encoding KH domain-containing protein: MPPETEPPRLDPKVTLQELLATLGFEITVEERPMDDQILLDIQTDDPGRLIGRSGQTLSELQFLLNKLVFHHDARIPKIVLDVCGYRQQAREQLVRRALETAEKVRRWGDVLELEPMNGYDRWVVHQALKDDPDIETSSVEVEGSDKKVILVRPRRR, translated from the coding sequence ATGCCACCCGAGACCGAACCGCCCCGCCTCGATCCCAAGGTCACGCTCCAGGAACTGCTGGCCACCCTCGGCTTCGAAATCACGGTGGAGGAGCGTCCGATGGACGACCAGATCCTCCTTGATATCCAGACGGACGATCCGGGACGGCTGATCGGACGCTCGGGCCAGACGCTCAGCGAACTCCAGTTCCTGCTCAACAAGCTGGTCTTTCACCATGACGCCCGGATTCCAAAAATTGTCCTCGACGTCTGCGGCTACCGTCAGCAGGCGCGGGAGCAGCTGGTCCGGCGGGCGCTGGAGACCGCGGAGAAGGTTCGGCGCTGGGGTGATGTGCTCGAACTGGAGCCGATGAACGGATACGACCGCTGGGTCGTCCATCAGGCGCTCAAGGACGATCCCGATATCGAGACGTCCAGCGTCGAGGTGGAGGGCAGCGACAAGAAGGTGATCCTGGTCCGGCCCCGACGGCGCTGA
- a CDS encoding c-type cytochrome yields MKRAVFRLAPVAVACAAFLSAVPAACAADSLPQLTALLADSDDPQLTLDVLRGVAAALADRRSQPMPTGWEVVEARLATNAHPEIRTLAQTLSLKFGSGRARETLRSVAGDPAAGPVARRVALESLLAVRDPELPALLQGLLEDPAVVASCLKGLAAYDDPATPQTILAVYPRLGPGARRDALNTLASRPGYARPLLEAVASGRVPKSELSADLVRQLRSLKDAALATQLTELWGVVHETSPDMAAEIERVRRLYWAGGSQPGDASRGRAVFNQICAQCHRLFDSGGDVGPDITGANRGDLGYLLENILYPNAVIPNEFRATTVETRDGRTLTGVLKSRDATSLRLQTANEVVVVASGEIERIEPGELSMMPEGLLEPLEDQQIRDLLYYLGRPGQVNLPVALEP; encoded by the coding sequence ATGAAACGCGCCGTTTTCCGCCTGGCCCCCGTTGCCGTTGCCTGTGCCGCCTTCCTGTCCGCCGTCCCCGCGGCATGTGCGGCGGATTCGCTGCCGCAATTGACCGCGCTGCTGGCTGATTCCGACGATCCCCAACTGACGCTCGACGTGCTGCGGGGCGTGGCTGCGGCGCTGGCGGACCGGCGGAGCCAGCCCATGCCGACCGGCTGGGAGGTCGTTGAGGCGCGCCTGGCGACCAATGCCCATCCGGAGATCAGGACCCTTGCCCAGACGCTGTCGCTCAAGTTCGGCAGTGGTCGGGCGCGCGAAACCCTGAGGTCTGTGGCCGGCGATCCCGCCGCCGGCCCGGTGGCGCGACGTGTGGCGCTGGAGTCGTTGCTGGCCGTCCGGGATCCCGAACTCCCCGCGTTGCTTCAGGGGTTGCTGGAGGACCCGGCGGTGGTCGCGTCCTGTCTCAAGGGTCTCGCCGCCTACGACGATCCGGCGACGCCACAAACCATCCTGGCGGTTTACCCGCGCCTCGGACCTGGGGCGCGTCGCGATGCCCTCAATACCTTGGCTTCGCGACCGGGCTATGCCCGTCCACTGCTGGAAGCCGTCGCCTCCGGGCGGGTGCCGAAGTCTGAACTGAGCGCGGACCTGGTCCGGCAGTTGCGGAGCCTGAAGGATGCGGCCTTGGCGACCCAATTGACGGAACTCTGGGGCGTGGTCCACGAGACGAGCCCCGACATGGCTGCGGAGATCGAGCGGGTTCGGCGCCTCTACTGGGCGGGGGGATCCCAGCCAGGGGACGCCTCCCGTGGGCGGGCGGTGTTCAACCAGATCTGCGCCCAATGCCACCGCCTTTTTGATTCGGGCGGCGATGTGGGGCCGGACATCACCGGGGCCAACCGCGGGGACCTCGGCTACCTCCTTGAGAACATCCTGTATCCCAATGCAGTCATCCCCAACGAATTCCGGGCCACCACGGTGGAGACCCGGGACGGCCGCACGCTGACGGGCGTGTTGAAGTCCCGGGACGCCACCAGCTTGCGGCTGCAGACTGCGAACGAGGTGGTGGTGGTGGCGTCCGGTGAAATCGAACGGATCGAGCCGGGCGAACTGTCCATGATGCCCGAGGGGCTGTTGGAGCCGCTGGAGGACCAGCAGATCCGGGACCTGCTTTACTACCTGGGCCGACCGGGTCAGGTGAACCTGCCCGTGGCCTTGGAACCGTGA